One genomic window of Ctenopharyngodon idella isolate HZGC_01 chromosome 18, HZGC01, whole genome shotgun sequence includes the following:
- the zgc:158482 gene encoding long-chain fatty acid transport protein 2 isoform X1 — MLLLSVLLGGLIICPLILKLFFPYFWTDFVYHTELLRILLKFVSRRRRRPLFLALDRFLEQVETRPNKSFIVFENERYSFKDADRESNRIANALRAASVLKPGDTAVLFMLNEPAFIFCWLALAKLGCACALLNSSIRARSLITSFSCCRGAKVLIASEALRRAVEEVSEDLQQEDVSIFIMAEELKSSRMRSLTRAARESSDADVPQTFRANVSFTSPAVYIYTSGTTGLPKAAVITQTRLLAALAVLASNGVTDTDVIYVTLPLYHTAGFLVGFMGSVETGSTIILRRKFSASQFWDECRTHEVTVIQYIGEVLRYLCNTPKSDRDKEHGVRLAIGNGLRPDVWREFLQRFGHIEVREFYASTEGNLGFVNYVGKIGAVGRVSWLHKKLFPYALIQYDTERDEPVRNSRGLCVEVPKGQTGLLVSRITGLAPFVGYAQNEAQTEKKRLRDVFKSGDLYFNSGDLLKIDHDNFIYFQDRVGDTFRWKGENVATTEVSDIISALEFVQEANVYGVRVPGHEGRIGMAALKLMEGMEFDRTETFNHVCRFLPGYARPRFIRIQSSMDVTGTFKQLKFRLVEAGFNPSMTSDPLYFLCERERTYVSLTPSVYRQIVSHAIKL, encoded by the exons ATGCTCCTTCTTTCAGTCCTCTTGGGCGGACTGATCATCTGTCCTCtgattctcaagctgtttttcCCGTATTTCTGGACAGACTTTGTTTATCACACTGAGCTGTTGCGGATTTTACTCAAATTCGTTTCCCGCAGAAGAAGGCGACCTCTGTTTCTCGCTTTGGACAGATTTTTAGAACAGGTCGAAACGCGGCCGAACAAGTCGTTCATTGTTTTCGAGAACGAAAGATACTCGTTTAAAGACGCAGACAGAGAGAGCAACAGAATAGCGAACGCGTTACGGGCCGCGTCGGTTCTGAAACCGGGAGACACGGCGGTTCTGTTCATGCTGAACGAGCCCGCGTTCATCTTCTGCTGGCTCGCGCTGGCCAAACTCGGCTGCGCATGCGCACTCCTCAACAGCAGCATCCGCGCGAGGAGTTTGATCACGAGCTTCAGCTGCTGCCGCGGCGCCAAAGTCCTGATCGCGTCAGAAG CGCTGCGGCGAGCCGTCGAGGAGGTGAGTGAAGATCTCCAGCAGGAGGACGTGAGCATCTTCATCATGGCTGAAGAGCTGAAATCATCACGCATGAGGAGTCTGACCAGAGCAGCGCGGGAATCCTCCGACGCAGACGTTCCTCAAACGTTCAGAGCAAACGTGTCCTTCACGTCCCCTGCCGTCTACATATACACATCTGGAACCACAG gtctTCCTAAAGCAGCCGTGATCACTCAAACGCGTCTGCTGGCTGCTCTTGCTGTGCTGGCGTCGAATGGCGTAACAGACACCGATGTGATTTACGTGACCCTTCCTCTGTATCACACGGCCGGCTTCCTCGTGGGCTTCATGGGCTCCGTAGAGACAG GTTCAACTATAATATTACGCCGCAAGTTTTCCGCATCCCAGTTCTGGGACGAGTGTCGGACTCACGAGGTGACGGTGATTCAGTACATCGGAGAGGTTCTGCGCTATCTGTGCAACACACCGAAG AGCGACAGAGATAAAGAGCACGGCGTGCGTCTGGCCATCGGGAACGGACTCCGGCCGGACGTATGGAGGGAATTCCTCCAGAGATTCGGTCACATTGAAGTCAGAGAGTTTTACGCCTCCACGGAGGGAAACCTGGGATTCGTGAACTACGTGGGGAAGATCGGAGCCGTTGGACGGGTCAGCTGGCTGCACAAG AAACTCTTCCCTTACGCCCTCATTCAGTACGACACGGAGCGAGACGAGCCGGTCAGAAACTCCAGAGGCCTGTGTGTTGAGGTGCctaaag GGCAGACGGGGCTGCTGGTGTCCAGGATCACCGGACTCGCTCCGTTCGTGGGTTACGCACAAAACGAGGCACAAACAGAGAAGAAGAGGCTGCGTGACGTCTTTAAGAGCGGCGATCTCTATTTCAACAGCGGTGATCTGCTGAAGATCGATCACGACAACTTCATCTACTTCCAGGACCGAGTGGGAGACACGTTCAG GTGGAAGGGAGAGAACGTGGCCACCACCGAAGTCTCGGACATCATCAGCGCGCTGGAGTTCGTCCAAGAGGCCAACGTCTACGGAGTTCGAGTTCCAG GTCACGAGGGTCGGATCGGAATGGCAGCACTGAAACTGATGGAGGGAATGGAGTTTGATCGCACCGAAACGTTCAACCATGTCTGCAGGTTCCTGCCGGGATACGCACGACCTCGTTTCATACGGATTCAG AGCTCAATGGACGTGACCGGCACCTTTAAACAGCTGAAGTTCAGGCTGGTGGAGGCCGGATTCAATCCCAGCATGACCTCGGATCCGCTGTACTTCCTGTGTGAGCGTGAGAGGACATACGTCTCACTGACCCCATCCGTCTACCGGCAGATCGTATCTCACGCCATCAAACTCTGA
- the zgc:158482 gene encoding long-chain fatty acid transport protein 2 isoform X2 codes for MAEELKSSRMRSLTRAARESSDADVPQTFRANVSFTSPAVYIYTSGTTGLPKAAVITQTRLLAALAVLASNGVTDTDVIYVTLPLYHTAGFLVGFMGSVETGSTIILRRKFSASQFWDECRTHEVTVIQYIGEVLRYLCNTPKSDRDKEHGVRLAIGNGLRPDVWREFLQRFGHIEVREFYASTEGNLGFVNYVGKIGAVGRVSWLHKKLFPYALIQYDTERDEPVRNSRGLCVEVPKGQTGLLVSRITGLAPFVGYAQNEAQTEKKRLRDVFKSGDLYFNSGDLLKIDHDNFIYFQDRVGDTFRWKGENVATTEVSDIISALEFVQEANVYGVRVPGHEGRIGMAALKLMEGMEFDRTETFNHVCRFLPGYARPRFIRIQSSMDVTGTFKQLKFRLVEAGFNPSMTSDPLYFLCERERTYVSLTPSVYRQIVSHAIKL; via the exons ATGGCTGAAGAGCTGAAATCATCACGCATGAGGAGTCTGACCAGAGCAGCGCGGGAATCCTCCGACGCAGACGTTCCTCAAACGTTCAGAGCAAACGTGTCCTTCACGTCCCCTGCCGTCTACATATACACATCTGGAACCACAG gtctTCCTAAAGCAGCCGTGATCACTCAAACGCGTCTGCTGGCTGCTCTTGCTGTGCTGGCGTCGAATGGCGTAACAGACACCGATGTGATTTACGTGACCCTTCCTCTGTATCACACGGCCGGCTTCCTCGTGGGCTTCATGGGCTCCGTAGAGACAG GTTCAACTATAATATTACGCCGCAAGTTTTCCGCATCCCAGTTCTGGGACGAGTGTCGGACTCACGAGGTGACGGTGATTCAGTACATCGGAGAGGTTCTGCGCTATCTGTGCAACACACCGAAG AGCGACAGAGATAAAGAGCACGGCGTGCGTCTGGCCATCGGGAACGGACTCCGGCCGGACGTATGGAGGGAATTCCTCCAGAGATTCGGTCACATTGAAGTCAGAGAGTTTTACGCCTCCACGGAGGGAAACCTGGGATTCGTGAACTACGTGGGGAAGATCGGAGCCGTTGGACGGGTCAGCTGGCTGCACAAG AAACTCTTCCCTTACGCCCTCATTCAGTACGACACGGAGCGAGACGAGCCGGTCAGAAACTCCAGAGGCCTGTGTGTTGAGGTGCctaaag GGCAGACGGGGCTGCTGGTGTCCAGGATCACCGGACTCGCTCCGTTCGTGGGTTACGCACAAAACGAGGCACAAACAGAGAAGAAGAGGCTGCGTGACGTCTTTAAGAGCGGCGATCTCTATTTCAACAGCGGTGATCTGCTGAAGATCGATCACGACAACTTCATCTACTTCCAGGACCGAGTGGGAGACACGTTCAG GTGGAAGGGAGAGAACGTGGCCACCACCGAAGTCTCGGACATCATCAGCGCGCTGGAGTTCGTCCAAGAGGCCAACGTCTACGGAGTTCGAGTTCCAG GTCACGAGGGTCGGATCGGAATGGCAGCACTGAAACTGATGGAGGGAATGGAGTTTGATCGCACCGAAACGTTCAACCATGTCTGCAGGTTCCTGCCGGGATACGCACGACCTCGTTTCATACGGATTCAG AGCTCAATGGACGTGACCGGCACCTTTAAACAGCTGAAGTTCAGGCTGGTGGAGGCCGGATTCAATCCCAGCATGACCTCGGATCCGCTGTACTTCCTGTGTGAGCGTGAGAGGACATACGTCTCACTGACCCCATCCGTCTACCGGCAGATCGTATCTCACGCCATCAAACTCTGA